A portion of the Motacilla alba alba isolate MOTALB_02 chromosome 19, Motacilla_alba_V1.0_pri, whole genome shotgun sequence genome contains these proteins:
- the CORO6 gene encoding coronin-6 isoform X1, whose translation MSRRVVRQSKFRHVFGQPVKADQMYEDIRVSKVTCDSSFCAVNPKFVAIIVESGGGGAFIVLPLAKTGRVDKNHPLVTGHTAPVLDIDWCPHNDNVIASASEDTTVMVWQIPDYVPVRNITEPVVTLEGHSKRVSIISWHPTARNVLLSAGCDNLVILWNVGTGEMLLALDDMHTDLIYNVGWNRNGSLLVTTCKDKKVRVIDPRKQQIIAEKTKPHDGTRPIRAIFVADGKIFTTGFSRMSERQLGLWDLERFAPHEGLRPVRAIFTREGHIFTTGFTRMSQRELGLWDPNNFEEPIALQEMDTSNGVLLPFYDADSSIVYLCGKGDSSIRYFEITDEAPYVHYLNTYSSKEPQRGMGFMPKRGLDVSKCEIARFFKLHERKCEPIVMTVPRKSDLFQDDLYPDTPGPEPALEADEWLSGKDAEPILISLRDGYVPIKNRELKVVKKNILDSKPPPGPRRSHSTCDSDFSQPALEEVLEEIRALKETVQAQEKRISDLENKLGQFTNGTD comes from the exons ATGAGCCGCCGCGTGGTGCGCCAGAGCAAGTTCCGGCACGTGTTCGGGCAGCCGGTGAAGGCAGACCAGATGTACGAGGACATCCGTGTCTCCAAGGTGACATGTGACAGCTCCTTCTGCGCTGTCAACCCCAAGTTTGTGGCCATCATTGTGGAGTCCGGTGGCGGTGGGGCTTTCATTGTCCTGCCCCTTGCCAAG ACAGGACGGGTGGACAAGAACCACCCGCTGGTCACGGGACACACGGCGCCCGTGCTGGACATTGACTGGTGTCCCCACAACGACAACGTCATCGCCAGCGCCTCAGAGGACACCACCGTCATG GTGTGGCAGATCCCCGACTATGTCCCCGTGCGCAACATCACGGAGCCCGTGGTGACACTGGAGGGACACTCCAAGCGGGTGAGCATCATCTCCTGGCACCCCACCGCCCGCAACGTCCTGCTCAGCGCAG GCTGCGACAACCTGGTGATCCTCTGGAATGTGGGGactggggagatgctgctggctctggatGACATGCACACCGACCTCATCTACAACGTGGGCTGGAACCGCAACGGCAGCCTCCTCGTCACCACCTGCAAGGACAAGAAGGTCCGTGTCATCGACCCCCGCAAGCAGCAGATCATAGCG GAGAAAACCAAACCGCACGACGGCACCCGGCCCATCCGCGCCATCTTCGTGGCCGATGGCAAGATCTTCACCACGGGCTTCAGCAGGATGAGCGAGCGGCAGCTGGGCCTCTGGGACCTG GAGAGGTTTGCCCCCCACGAAGGGCTGAGGCCCGTGCGGGCCATCTTCACACGGGAAGGACACATCTTTACCACGGGCTTTACCAGAATGAGCCAGCGGGAGCTGGGCTTGTGGGACCCG AATAACTTTGAGGAGCCCATTGCCCTGCAAGAGATGGACACGAGCAACGGGGTCCTGCTGCCCTTCTACGACGCCGATTCCAGCATCGTCTACCTCTGCGGGAAG ggtgacagcagcATCCGGTACTTCGAGATTACGGACGAGGCTCCCTACGTGCACTACCTGAACACCTACAGCAGCAAGGAGCCCCAGCGGGGCATGGGCTTCATGCCCAAGCGTGGGCTGGATGTCAGCAAGTGTGAGATCGCCAG GTTCTTCAAGCTGCACGAGCGCAAGTGCGAGCCCATTGTCATGACGGTGCCACGCAAG TCAGACCTCTTCCAGGATGACCTTTACCCCGACACGCCAGGCCCCGAGCCGGCCCTGGAGGCAGACGAGTGGCTGTCGGGGAAGGACGCAGAGCCCATCCTCATCTCGCTGCGGGATGGGTACGTCCCCATCAAGAACCGGGAGCTGAAGGTGGTCAAGAAGAACATCCTGGACAGCAAACCCCCACCAGGCCCCCGACGCAGCCACTCCACCTGCGACTCAGACTTCTCT cagccagccttggaggaggtgctggaggagatCCGTGCCCTGAAGGAGACGGTCCAAGCGCAGGAGAAGCGCATCTCCGACCTGGAGAACAAACTCGGCCAGTTCACCAACGGCACGGACTAG
- the CORO6 gene encoding coronin-6 isoform X4 translates to MSRRVVRQSKFRHVFGQPVKADQMYEDIRVSKVTCDSSFCAVNPKFVAIIVESGGGGAFIVLPLAKTGRVDKNHPLVTGHTAPVLDIDWCPHNDNVIASASEDTTVMVWQIPDYVPVRNITEPVVTLEGHSKRVSIISWHPTARNVLLSAGCDNLVILWNVGTGEMLLALDDMHTDLIYNVGWNRNGSLLVTTCKDKKVRVIDPRKQQIIAEKTKPHDGTRPIRAIFVADGKIFTTGFSRMSERQLGLWDLNNFEEPIALQEMDTSNGVLLPFYDADSSIVYLCGKGDSSIRYFEITDEAPYVHYLNTYSSKEPQRGMGFMPKRGLDVSKCEIARFFKLHERKCEPIVMTVPRKSDLFQDDLYPDTPGPEPALEADEWLSGKDAEPILISLRDGYVPIKNRELKVVKKNILDSKPPPGPRRSHSTCDSDFSQPALEEVLEEIRALKETVQAQEKRISDLENKLGQFTNGTD, encoded by the exons ATGAGCCGCCGCGTGGTGCGCCAGAGCAAGTTCCGGCACGTGTTCGGGCAGCCGGTGAAGGCAGACCAGATGTACGAGGACATCCGTGTCTCCAAGGTGACATGTGACAGCTCCTTCTGCGCTGTCAACCCCAAGTTTGTGGCCATCATTGTGGAGTCCGGTGGCGGTGGGGCTTTCATTGTCCTGCCCCTTGCCAAG ACAGGACGGGTGGACAAGAACCACCCGCTGGTCACGGGACACACGGCGCCCGTGCTGGACATTGACTGGTGTCCCCACAACGACAACGTCATCGCCAGCGCCTCAGAGGACACCACCGTCATG GTGTGGCAGATCCCCGACTATGTCCCCGTGCGCAACATCACGGAGCCCGTGGTGACACTGGAGGGACACTCCAAGCGGGTGAGCATCATCTCCTGGCACCCCACCGCCCGCAACGTCCTGCTCAGCGCAG GCTGCGACAACCTGGTGATCCTCTGGAATGTGGGGactggggagatgctgctggctctggatGACATGCACACCGACCTCATCTACAACGTGGGCTGGAACCGCAACGGCAGCCTCCTCGTCACCACCTGCAAGGACAAGAAGGTCCGTGTCATCGACCCCCGCAAGCAGCAGATCATAGCG GAGAAAACCAAACCGCACGACGGCACCCGGCCCATCCGCGCCATCTTCGTGGCCGATGGCAAGATCTTCACCACGGGCTTCAGCAGGATGAGCGAGCGGCAGCTGGGCCTCTGGGACCTG AATAACTTTGAGGAGCCCATTGCCCTGCAAGAGATGGACACGAGCAACGGGGTCCTGCTGCCCTTCTACGACGCCGATTCCAGCATCGTCTACCTCTGCGGGAAG ggtgacagcagcATCCGGTACTTCGAGATTACGGACGAGGCTCCCTACGTGCACTACCTGAACACCTACAGCAGCAAGGAGCCCCAGCGGGGCATGGGCTTCATGCCCAAGCGTGGGCTGGATGTCAGCAAGTGTGAGATCGCCAG GTTCTTCAAGCTGCACGAGCGCAAGTGCGAGCCCATTGTCATGACGGTGCCACGCAAG TCAGACCTCTTCCAGGATGACCTTTACCCCGACACGCCAGGCCCCGAGCCGGCCCTGGAGGCAGACGAGTGGCTGTCGGGGAAGGACGCAGAGCCCATCCTCATCTCGCTGCGGGATGGGTACGTCCCCATCAAGAACCGGGAGCTGAAGGTGGTCAAGAAGAACATCCTGGACAGCAAACCCCCACCAGGCCCCCGACGCAGCCACTCCACCTGCGACTCAGACTTCTCT cagccagccttggaggaggtgctggaggagatCCGTGCCCTGAAGGAGACGGTCCAAGCGCAGGAGAAGCGCATCTCCGACCTGGAGAACAAACTCGGCCAGTTCACCAACGGCACGGACTAG
- the CORO6 gene encoding coronin-6 isoform X5 yields the protein MSRRVVRQSKFRHVFGQPVKADQMYEDIRVSKVTCDSSFCAVNPKFVAIIVESGGGGAFIVLPLAKTGRVDKNHPLVTGHTAPVLDIDWCPHNDNVIASASEDTTVMVWQIPDYVPVRNITEPVVTLEGHSKRVSIISWHPTARNVLLSAGCDNLVILWNVGTGEMLLALDDMHTDLIYNVGWNRNGSLLVTTCKDKKVRVIDPRKQQIIANNFEEPIALQEMDTSNGVLLPFYDADSSIVYLCGKGDSSIRYFEITDEAPYVHYLNTYSSKEPQRGMGFMPKRGLDVSKCEIARFFKLHERKCEPIVMTVPRKSDLFQDDLYPDTPGPEPALEADEWLSGKDAEPILISLRDGYVPIKNRELKVVKKNILDSKPPPGPRRSHSTCDSDFSQPALEEVLEEIRALKETVQAQEKRISDLENKLGQFTNGTD from the exons ATGAGCCGCCGCGTGGTGCGCCAGAGCAAGTTCCGGCACGTGTTCGGGCAGCCGGTGAAGGCAGACCAGATGTACGAGGACATCCGTGTCTCCAAGGTGACATGTGACAGCTCCTTCTGCGCTGTCAACCCCAAGTTTGTGGCCATCATTGTGGAGTCCGGTGGCGGTGGGGCTTTCATTGTCCTGCCCCTTGCCAAG ACAGGACGGGTGGACAAGAACCACCCGCTGGTCACGGGACACACGGCGCCCGTGCTGGACATTGACTGGTGTCCCCACAACGACAACGTCATCGCCAGCGCCTCAGAGGACACCACCGTCATG GTGTGGCAGATCCCCGACTATGTCCCCGTGCGCAACATCACGGAGCCCGTGGTGACACTGGAGGGACACTCCAAGCGGGTGAGCATCATCTCCTGGCACCCCACCGCCCGCAACGTCCTGCTCAGCGCAG GCTGCGACAACCTGGTGATCCTCTGGAATGTGGGGactggggagatgctgctggctctggatGACATGCACACCGACCTCATCTACAACGTGGGCTGGAACCGCAACGGCAGCCTCCTCGTCACCACCTGCAAGGACAAGAAGGTCCGTGTCATCGACCCCCGCAAGCAGCAGATCATAGCG AATAACTTTGAGGAGCCCATTGCCCTGCAAGAGATGGACACGAGCAACGGGGTCCTGCTGCCCTTCTACGACGCCGATTCCAGCATCGTCTACCTCTGCGGGAAG ggtgacagcagcATCCGGTACTTCGAGATTACGGACGAGGCTCCCTACGTGCACTACCTGAACACCTACAGCAGCAAGGAGCCCCAGCGGGGCATGGGCTTCATGCCCAAGCGTGGGCTGGATGTCAGCAAGTGTGAGATCGCCAG GTTCTTCAAGCTGCACGAGCGCAAGTGCGAGCCCATTGTCATGACGGTGCCACGCAAG TCAGACCTCTTCCAGGATGACCTTTACCCCGACACGCCAGGCCCCGAGCCGGCCCTGGAGGCAGACGAGTGGCTGTCGGGGAAGGACGCAGAGCCCATCCTCATCTCGCTGCGGGATGGGTACGTCCCCATCAAGAACCGGGAGCTGAAGGTGGTCAAGAAGAACATCCTGGACAGCAAACCCCCACCAGGCCCCCGACGCAGCCACTCCACCTGCGACTCAGACTTCTCT cagccagccttggaggaggtgctggaggagatCCGTGCCCTGAAGGAGACGGTCCAAGCGCAGGAGAAGCGCATCTCCGACCTGGAGAACAAACTCGGCCAGTTCACCAACGGCACGGACTAG
- the CORO6 gene encoding coronin-6 isoform X2, giving the protein MSRRVVRQSKFRHVFGQPVKADQMYEDIRVSKVTCDSSFCAVNPKFVAIIVESGGGGAFIVLPLAKTGRVDKNHPLVTGHTAPVLDIDWCPHNDNVIASASEDTTVMVWQIPDYVPVRNITEPVVTLEGHSKRVSIISWHPTARNVLLSAGCDNLVILWNVGTGEMLLALDDMHTDLIYNVGWNRNGSLLVTTCKDKKVRVIDPRKQQIIAEKTKPHDGTRPIRAIFVADGKIFTTGFSRMSERQLGLWDLERFAPHEGLRPVRAIFTREGHIFTTGFTRMSQRELGLWDPNNFEEPIALQEMDTSNGVLLPFYDADSSIVYLCGKGDSSIRYFEITDEAPYVHYLNTYSSKEPQRGMGFMPKRGLDVSKCEIARFFKLHERKCEPIVMTVPRKSDLFQDDLYPDTPGPEPALEADEWLSGKDAEPILISLRDGYVPIKNRELKVVKKNILDSKPPPGPRRSHSTCDSDFSPALEEVLEEIRALKETVQAQEKRISDLENKLGQFTNGTD; this is encoded by the exons ATGAGCCGCCGCGTGGTGCGCCAGAGCAAGTTCCGGCACGTGTTCGGGCAGCCGGTGAAGGCAGACCAGATGTACGAGGACATCCGTGTCTCCAAGGTGACATGTGACAGCTCCTTCTGCGCTGTCAACCCCAAGTTTGTGGCCATCATTGTGGAGTCCGGTGGCGGTGGGGCTTTCATTGTCCTGCCCCTTGCCAAG ACAGGACGGGTGGACAAGAACCACCCGCTGGTCACGGGACACACGGCGCCCGTGCTGGACATTGACTGGTGTCCCCACAACGACAACGTCATCGCCAGCGCCTCAGAGGACACCACCGTCATG GTGTGGCAGATCCCCGACTATGTCCCCGTGCGCAACATCACGGAGCCCGTGGTGACACTGGAGGGACACTCCAAGCGGGTGAGCATCATCTCCTGGCACCCCACCGCCCGCAACGTCCTGCTCAGCGCAG GCTGCGACAACCTGGTGATCCTCTGGAATGTGGGGactggggagatgctgctggctctggatGACATGCACACCGACCTCATCTACAACGTGGGCTGGAACCGCAACGGCAGCCTCCTCGTCACCACCTGCAAGGACAAGAAGGTCCGTGTCATCGACCCCCGCAAGCAGCAGATCATAGCG GAGAAAACCAAACCGCACGACGGCACCCGGCCCATCCGCGCCATCTTCGTGGCCGATGGCAAGATCTTCACCACGGGCTTCAGCAGGATGAGCGAGCGGCAGCTGGGCCTCTGGGACCTG GAGAGGTTTGCCCCCCACGAAGGGCTGAGGCCCGTGCGGGCCATCTTCACACGGGAAGGACACATCTTTACCACGGGCTTTACCAGAATGAGCCAGCGGGAGCTGGGCTTGTGGGACCCG AATAACTTTGAGGAGCCCATTGCCCTGCAAGAGATGGACACGAGCAACGGGGTCCTGCTGCCCTTCTACGACGCCGATTCCAGCATCGTCTACCTCTGCGGGAAG ggtgacagcagcATCCGGTACTTCGAGATTACGGACGAGGCTCCCTACGTGCACTACCTGAACACCTACAGCAGCAAGGAGCCCCAGCGGGGCATGGGCTTCATGCCCAAGCGTGGGCTGGATGTCAGCAAGTGTGAGATCGCCAG GTTCTTCAAGCTGCACGAGCGCAAGTGCGAGCCCATTGTCATGACGGTGCCACGCAAG TCAGACCTCTTCCAGGATGACCTTTACCCCGACACGCCAGGCCCCGAGCCGGCCCTGGAGGCAGACGAGTGGCTGTCGGGGAAGGACGCAGAGCCCATCCTCATCTCGCTGCGGGATGGGTACGTCCCCATCAAGAACCGGGAGCTGAAGGTGGTCAAGAAGAACATCCTGGACAGCAAACCCCCACCAGGCCCCCGACGCAGCCACTCCACCTGCGACTCAGACTTCTCT ccagccttggaggaggtgctggaggagatCCGTGCCCTGAAGGAGACGGTCCAAGCGCAGGAGAAGCGCATCTCCGACCTGGAGAACAAACTCGGCCAGTTCACCAACGGCACGGACTAG
- the CORO6 gene encoding coronin-6 isoform X3, with the protein MSRRVVRQSKFRHVFGQPVKADQMYEDIRVSKVTCDSSFCAVNPKFVAIIVESGGGGAFIVLPLAKTGRVDKNHPLVTGHTAPVLDIDWCPHNDNVIASASEDTTVMVWQIPDYVPVRNITEPVVTLEGHSKRVSIISWHPTARNVLLSAGCDNLVILWNVGTGEMLLALDDMHTDLIYNVGWNRNGSLLVTTCKDKKVRVIDPRKQQIIAERFAPHEGLRPVRAIFTREGHIFTTGFTRMSQRELGLWDPNNFEEPIALQEMDTSNGVLLPFYDADSSIVYLCGKGDSSIRYFEITDEAPYVHYLNTYSSKEPQRGMGFMPKRGLDVSKCEIARFFKLHERKCEPIVMTVPRKSDLFQDDLYPDTPGPEPALEADEWLSGKDAEPILISLRDGYVPIKNRELKVVKKNILDSKPPPGPRRSHSTCDSDFSQPALEEVLEEIRALKETVQAQEKRISDLENKLGQFTNGTD; encoded by the exons ATGAGCCGCCGCGTGGTGCGCCAGAGCAAGTTCCGGCACGTGTTCGGGCAGCCGGTGAAGGCAGACCAGATGTACGAGGACATCCGTGTCTCCAAGGTGACATGTGACAGCTCCTTCTGCGCTGTCAACCCCAAGTTTGTGGCCATCATTGTGGAGTCCGGTGGCGGTGGGGCTTTCATTGTCCTGCCCCTTGCCAAG ACAGGACGGGTGGACAAGAACCACCCGCTGGTCACGGGACACACGGCGCCCGTGCTGGACATTGACTGGTGTCCCCACAACGACAACGTCATCGCCAGCGCCTCAGAGGACACCACCGTCATG GTGTGGCAGATCCCCGACTATGTCCCCGTGCGCAACATCACGGAGCCCGTGGTGACACTGGAGGGACACTCCAAGCGGGTGAGCATCATCTCCTGGCACCCCACCGCCCGCAACGTCCTGCTCAGCGCAG GCTGCGACAACCTGGTGATCCTCTGGAATGTGGGGactggggagatgctgctggctctggatGACATGCACACCGACCTCATCTACAACGTGGGCTGGAACCGCAACGGCAGCCTCCTCGTCACCACCTGCAAGGACAAGAAGGTCCGTGTCATCGACCCCCGCAAGCAGCAGATCATAGCG GAGAGGTTTGCCCCCCACGAAGGGCTGAGGCCCGTGCGGGCCATCTTCACACGGGAAGGACACATCTTTACCACGGGCTTTACCAGAATGAGCCAGCGGGAGCTGGGCTTGTGGGACCCG AATAACTTTGAGGAGCCCATTGCCCTGCAAGAGATGGACACGAGCAACGGGGTCCTGCTGCCCTTCTACGACGCCGATTCCAGCATCGTCTACCTCTGCGGGAAG ggtgacagcagcATCCGGTACTTCGAGATTACGGACGAGGCTCCCTACGTGCACTACCTGAACACCTACAGCAGCAAGGAGCCCCAGCGGGGCATGGGCTTCATGCCCAAGCGTGGGCTGGATGTCAGCAAGTGTGAGATCGCCAG GTTCTTCAAGCTGCACGAGCGCAAGTGCGAGCCCATTGTCATGACGGTGCCACGCAAG TCAGACCTCTTCCAGGATGACCTTTACCCCGACACGCCAGGCCCCGAGCCGGCCCTGGAGGCAGACGAGTGGCTGTCGGGGAAGGACGCAGAGCCCATCCTCATCTCGCTGCGGGATGGGTACGTCCCCATCAAGAACCGGGAGCTGAAGGTGGTCAAGAAGAACATCCTGGACAGCAAACCCCCACCAGGCCCCCGACGCAGCCACTCCACCTGCGACTCAGACTTCTCT cagccagccttggaggaggtgctggaggagatCCGTGCCCTGAAGGAGACGGTCCAAGCGCAGGAGAAGCGCATCTCCGACCTGGAGAACAAACTCGGCCAGTTCACCAACGGCACGGACTAG